Proteins from a genomic interval of Rosa chinensis cultivar Old Blush chromosome 2, RchiOBHm-V2, whole genome shotgun sequence:
- the LOC112184844 gene encoding uncharacterized protein LOC112184844 has translation MEDNYTTWVQSMSMALTIKNKKGFVDGTFNRSADNPDEQRQWDRCNTLVKTWLLGAISKEISGSVILCKDARGMWLELQERFSHTNTVQLFHIKNAIHDCEQGTNSVTSFFTKLNGLWDEKDALYAFPPCSCNTATEVKTYMETQKTVKFLMGLSDNYATIRSNIIGMDPLPSGHMQWLCVMRNKQRFLVGSP, from the coding sequence ATGGAAGATAACTATACAACATGGGTCCAATCCATGAGCATGGCCCTAACCATCAAGAACAAGAAAGGTTTTGTTGATGGAACTTTCAACAGATCAGCTGACAACCCTGATGAACAAAGGCAATGGGATCGTTGCAACACGCTTGTCAAAACTTGGCTGCTAGGAGCCATATCGAAGGAAATTTCGGGCAGTGTGATTCTTTGCAAAGATGCAAGAGGTATGTGGCTTGAATTACAAGAAAGATTTTCTCATACTAACACGGTTCAACTGTTTCACATTAAGAATGCAATCCATGATTGTGAACAAGGCACGAACTCGGTCACATCTTTTTTCACAAAGCTCAACGGGCTTTGGGATGAGAAGGATGCACTTTATGCATTTCCTCCTTGCAGTTGCAACACAGCCACAGAAGTGAAGACTTACATGGAGACACAAAAGACAGTGAAGTTCTTGATGGGGCTCAGCGACAACTATGCGACGATACGAAGCAACATAATAGGGATGGATCCTCTCCCTAGTGGGCATATGCAATGGCTTTGCGTCATGAGAAACAAGCAGAGGTTTCTAGTGGGAAGTCCATAG